The following is a genomic window from Heptranchias perlo isolate sHepPer1 chromosome 6, sHepPer1.hap1, whole genome shotgun sequence.
ACATTAACTGCCCCATGTAGTTTAACTGTCCCTGTGCACTTTAACATCCCTCTGTAGTtcaataaaaattattttttaatgttaGCATACcttgacagatacagtatatccATGTTGATGAAATTTTTAGCTACACGCTTCAATCCTGGAGACATTGGCTCGACTAGTGAAAAGGCTGAAGTGAGTTAAATTTGCATGTAAGAGTGGGCGTGGCGGTGAGTGGCGAGGAGCATCAGTTTCCCATTCACTGATccggagtgagagtgagaaccgCGGGAGGAGAGTAGAGTGCAAGTGAACTCAGCCAGCACACTAAGCAAAACGCTGCTGTTCCTGGGGCTCCTTCCCCCTTGCAAACCCAGTCAGCATGGATCAGGGCTGGAGTCGGCCAGTCAACCATCCAAAGATCCAGGTAAGATGTTAATCCACACCGAGTACTTAGGCTGGCCCAAAGCAACAGAGTGTTTGAGGAATTCGACAACAGTTTGCAGTCTCGACACGTTTCTCTCATCCCAACTAAAATAAATAACTTTCCCACTTAACTGAGTGGTTGCATTAAGTGAGAAGTATTGTAATCCCTTATTTTGCCACCCGAAGTTACTTTTTGAACTAATACcatctttttatttatttatttttcgcaACAGGGAATGCTCCCGTGTATTTTCTTCATGGGACTTTTCCTTGGCAGCCTAGCGTCCGAGCTGGTGTACCGAGTGAAGGAGGAGTCACCGAGCGGGACCCTCATCGGGAACCTGGGCACCGACCTGAAGACTGGAGGCTCGGCGGAGCCCGGAGTCACCTACAACCTGGCGTCGGAGCCCGGGGACGGGCGCTTCGTGGATCTGAACCGGGAGACGGGCGAGTTGCGCACCTCGGACTCGGTGTTGGACCGGGAGAGCCTGTGCCCCGAGCAGCCGGGCGGGCTGGAGTGCTCGCTGCTCCTCGATGTCATCGTCCTGCCCCCCAGAGTCTTCAGGCTGCTCAAGATCAGGATCCTGGTGGAGGACATCAACGACAACTCGCCGCGGTTCCCGGCCGCCAGCATCGGGGTGTCTGTGGCGGAGAACGCCGAGCCGGGCTCCCGCTACCGGCTGGAGCCTCCCGCCGAGGACTCGGACCCGGGCACGAACGGCGTGGTGAGCTACCGGTTGGACGGTGCCCACGCCGGCTTCTCCTTGGTGAGCGAGGGGGGCGGGAGCGGCCGGCCGCCGGTGCCCTCGTTGGTCTTGGAGTCGCCCCTGGACCGGGAGCTCCGGGAGGCCTACGTGATGAGGCTGATCGCCGAGGACGGCGGATCTCCCCGCCGCTCGGGCACCGCCACTCTCACCGTCTCGGTCACCGACATCAACGACAACTGCCCCCAGTTCACCGAGGCCCGGCTCAGCCTCGCCCTTTACGCCAACGCCACCGTTGGCAGCCGACTGGCCCGGCTGCGAGCCACCGACCCCGACCTGGGCTACAACGCCCACATTGTGTACTCGTACGGGGACAGGGTGCCGGAGGCCTCCAGCCAGCTCTTTAGTCTGGACAGGACCTCGGGGACCATCCGACTGGCCGCCCCCATCCCGGGGAACACTGCCCACACCCACCGGCTGACGGTGCTGGCCACCGGCACGGGCTGCGTCCCGGTCACGGCCACCGTGCGAGTGACCATCGTCCAGGTTGTCTCCAGGCCGCCTCTGGTGATCCCTCGCTACATCGCTCTCCAGTCGGAGGGAGTGGTCTACCTGAAGGAGACCGAGCCCGTACGGACCCCCATCGCTTTCTTCACCGTCTCCGGCCGCGACCAGCAGGAGACCGTCAGCTGTTACCTGGAAGGAGAAGGTCCTTTCCGCCTGGCGCCTTACCGGACCTTTCAAGGCGAGTATCTGCTCGAAACGTCGCAGGTTTTGGACTACGAGGTGAAGCGGGAATACGAACTGAGTGTAGTGGCAGAGAATGTCAAGAGGCTAGCTCTGAGGACCCACATCAAGATACAACTCATCGACCAAAACGACAATTCCCCGATCTTCACCAACTCTTTGGTTGACGTGACCATTGAAGAGAACAACCCGCCAAACAGCTTCCTCATTAAACTCAAGGCCACCGATGATGACAGCGGAGAAATGGGAACCATCACTTACGCTCTGGGCCCCAACGTGCCTCCCATCTTTGTTTTAGACAAATTCAGTGGGGGATTGACAGTGTCGACATCCTTAGATAGAGAAGTACAGGAAAAGTACAGGCTCGTCATCAGAGCAATAGATGGTGGGTCTCCTCCCCGAGAATCGACCGCCTCAGTTCTCCTCACTGTCCTCGATATCAACGACAACAGCCCCAGGTTCATCAACAAGGACTTCAATTTCTTTGTTCCTGAAGACTACCCGAGTTTTGGAGAGATCGGAGTGATCGGGGTTACCGATCCCGATGCTGGAAATAACGGCTGGGTGGCCTTGTCCATACTCAATGGTAGTGAGCACTTTGTCATAGACACAGGCAAGGGGAACCTCATGGCGAATGCCCCCTTGGACAGGGAACAGCAGAGCTCTTACATTCTCTGGGTTCAAGCAATGGATGGAGGAGAGCCAGCTCTGTCTGCTGTTGCTAAAGTTACAGTGCTTCTAATAGATGTCAATGATAACCCACCTTTGGTCTTGTTCCCCCAGTCTAATCTCTCTTTTCTTCTGGTGCTCCCATCCACGGTCCCTGGCTCTTCCATTACCGAAGTGTATGCTGTTGATAAAGACACAGGAATGAACGCGGTCATTGCTTACAGCATCATTGGCCACAGAGGACCCCGTCCAGAGACTTTTGTCATTGACACAGGCACAGGTAACATCACATTGCATGAGGCTTTGGTGAAGAATGACCATGGATTGTACAGACTGCTAGTCAAAGTCAGCGATCATGGTTACCCAGAACCACTTCATACCACAGTTATAGTCAACCTTTTCGTCAATGAAACGTTAAGCAATGAGAGCTACATAGAAAACCTGCTGAGGAAAGATCCTGACATCAGGGTAGAAGAGAGACTACCAGAGACAAGGACTGACCCATTTCAAACAGAACTGGACATATTCCCATGTCAGACTGTGTTGATTGCACTATCAGCTTTATGCTTTGGGCTTTTGACCGTGGTATTTTCTTTGGTGTGCTACATTTCACTTAGAAAAAGGAAGCACAGAAGTAAAGAGTACAGTACAGAGGTTGAGATCCCATTAAACAAAACAATAGGTTCACATACATTAGAGAAGAAACCAATGAATGATTCAGATCTATAAGTGGTATGGTACAACTGATCAATTATATGATCAATCCATCGTTTACAAATAATACCTGGACAGTACTTTGAAGTTACCAATGTTTGTGTTTCAAATGTATTTGGTATGAAGGATTTATAAGTTATTGAGTTCCAATCTGATTAACAATCAACTAATATGTTGTTTACAGAACTACACAATGTACAGTATGACTAGTGTTCTCTTTACAAAACTGCACATTGTCATTTTGTTTAAAAAGCGTAAACTTGCACAGTGCCTGCTGGATCTATGATTGATCCCAATGCTTCATTTCATAATAACAAAATGGCTGGATCTCGAACTCCAAGGGTAAAGAAAAGAAAAGATCTAAGACAACTGCTGCTTCCTTCCTTCTTTGGCTGACCAAGGAGCTAGAAAAAGATACGGTATGGCTGCACCATCTATGTTTGCTAATTGCATTTGGTTTCAATAATGAGATGCCCTTAGATTTTCAGACCTCAATGACTCTTGAATTACTATAAGAAAAATTTGCACACGACTATTAAGATAACTTGGATCAAACGGTCTGGGTCACAAGTTTACATTTGgtaaatgaaaaacaaaattgATTACAAACCTATGAGAAAGGACAATTAAAGATATACTGGTGCATCAAGCCTGTCCTATACTGGTATTCCTGTAATATATCCTGTGAatagggggaaattttaacctaactgcccatcgggaaactgatgggattgggtgcaacgctggtttcaCACCCCGCTCGATTTTACTCTTCATTGTGGAGAGTAGTTGTTTGTCTATGTTTAGTTATTAGCACCTGATAGCTTCTTGTTTCACTCTGCCAAATGTTGAAACAATATCTTGGTGGGAACTAAGGGGGACTTGCCCTTCTCAAGAAGGACCTATAAATGCCCAAGATTGTTGtatttaagtttttttaaaaagcattaattCATTGCTTTACTTTTGAAAAATATCTAAAGCTGCTGTCTGTCATTTCAGGCTGCCTTCAGTTCAGAAATTGTTGAGTGAAGCTACATACATCGGACAAAGCAGCAACAGTGAACAAGTAACATCACCAGATGTTGTGTTGAGTTTTTGACATTATGAAtgtcacttttttttcccttcaagagtCCTTTCTGACACCAAATGTGCTTTATTGAACTGAGTGATCAGACTGATACTGGACAGAAAACTCAAGCAACCTGAAATAGGTGATTAACTGGCCTTGTTTCACATTGCATCCAGCCAGAATATGGGAATGGAGTTTAAATTGTACACAATTATTTGACAAGAAAATTATAAAAATCAATACTTGTAATTTACTTAATTTTTGAGCATATTTTTTGTATAAGTTTACTGCAGTTATAAGAAGATTGTTTGTCTGTAAATaacaatatttatttttatttaaaatgataaaaataaGACTTTGATTAAATAAAAATTCCATGTGTAAAAGGTTagaataaaagttaattttccatAGTTCGACATCCAGAGAACTACTAGTTTCTCACTAAGGAGCTCATATCTTTATATTCAGGAGATGACATCAAAACGTGTTTGGTATTTAAAGACAGCTGGAAACTAAAAGCGAGAGCTTGATGGAAAGCAAAACCATCACCCAAGTACTAGTTTTATTATGTGAAATTATACAGTTAGTAGTCAGTATTAATTACCTCTCATCTATGCTGTGTACTCTAAATATATATTGAGTAGCCCCTGATTTCCAATGTAAGCTTAAATGTTGGCTTTAACCAAAATTATTTTGACCctaatttaaaaaggaaatgacTCAGACGGGTAAACTTTCTTTTGTCCAGAACTGTGACTATCACGCTGCAGTTATACTTGCACTTTCACACTGATACAAAGGTGTTTGGCAGATTCTAATCCTACTCCCAAATGCCCTAAAGCCAAGTGGTATGAGACTCCACAGGGGTTTAGCACCAGGTAAAGTATAACTTCCATTCGGTGTGTcgcaagatttttttaaaaattcttgggTGGTCTGTTGACTATTTTATAAACTTAATATTGCATTTTCAATGTTATCAGAAAGTGGAGGCTACTGCCTGTTCCCTCCTAACATTAAAGGATAGATAGAAGGGGAGCTCTGCACAAGCATGTAAACATGGACCTGCATGTAAACATGCACATGTTCAAAGCTTGGTGCAACCTGGTCTTAAAGGCTGCGCTTTGCGTACTACAACTACTGATCTTAGACTGGTCATGTAGTATAACTGCATCAGATAGGATAGAATCAGAGTCGTATTTAGTCATTTACCTGGTAAGCTCTGTATTTTCCAGACAAAATGACTCCCTCTGATAGCAATCTTGTGAAAATAgtaggaagatttcctctgactGCTATTTATTGCAACATTTTAAATGCTTTACTTTAGAACAATTTTATGAttttgatggaaagagtgagtgctGGAAATTCTCCCACATTTATGATGTTGATGATACATAGAGGGAAATCTTCTCCATATATGCTAATGATTTCTTGTAAAAGATAATATTCAGTTCAGTGCCTATTACCATTAAAAAGTAGTGAGAGTAGACGACACAAAGTCTGAATACTCAGGATTACTGTTTCAGGCTTTTCTTTCAGATGGCAGAAATTCTTGACTATAATTACCAATCACTCAAAGCTCTACAAAGTTATGGGTGAAATTACTTCCAATCTCTAATGAAAGCAAGTTCACAGCACAAAGCTGCTCCATATTTTGTCAGTGTTAGTTGTAATGAAGCAAATAGTGTTTGGTAGCTTTCACTGCCCCAACATTGAGAAGGTCACAATTTCTGGCATGATAATTGAACAATTTAATTCCATTtccagtgtattttttttaaccttttgatCATTGTTTCTCAGGACAGGTATGTATTTTCATGCTGTAAACTTTCTGTCTCATGAAATGTTGCTATATCTGCAGTACCAGTTCAAATTAACCTTTTGGAACGACAGTATGCCTGTTCAATGATCAAGaagacaataacaacttgcacttacataAAGAAGAATGAAAACTCAAGACAATGACAAACCTTATAATAGACAAGTGAAATAAAAGTAAGATAGTGAATGAGCTGTTCTATCCATTGTCATTGACCACCTTACTAATAAGGGTATCACACTGGCACACATGCCAAGCCAGTAATTCTTAATGATGTTTGATCTATTTGTTATTAACCTTTtgttggccttagagagggtgcagaggagatttactagaatggtacctggccagagggacttcagttatgtggagagactggagaagctggtattgttttccttagaacagagaaggttaaggggagatttaataaatgtgttcaaaattatgaagggttttgatagggagaaactgtttccactggcaggagggtcggtaaccagaggacacatttaatgtaattggcaaaagaaccagggggagatgagaatttcttttatgcaatgagttgttatgatctggaatgcactgcctgtgaaggtggtggaagcagattcagtagtaactttcagaagtgtattggatatatatttgaaaaggaacaatttgcagagctgtggggtagaagcagtggagtgggactaattggatagctctttcaaagagccgacacaggcaagatgggccaaatggcctccttctgtgctgtatgatcctatTATTTGTCTACTGGCAGCATACAGAGTTAACCTTTTTTATTACCCATTTGGTATGTACACTACCATGAAAAATTGGAAGAAGGTTATTGTTGTAAAAGAGTTGGAGATGACATGACAGGTGGGTTGCATGTAGTTTTCCAGTTGCAATCGAGGTTGGTAAGTCGGTATGGAGGCCAGCTGACTGAACAGAGGTAGACTCCAATGGAAGGGATTGGTGGGAGGGGAGATTTTCACAACAGAGCaaatgggaaggtgaggggagAATAAAGAATTGGTCCAACTGGCCTTGAATAGTTGACATGAAGAAAACAAATAAgctggagaggaggcaagaaaTATGTTCTCCAACATGAATTGTGATGCATCACTTGGGTACAAAATCCAGAAAAACATATAATGCATGTGGGACAGCACCTTCTGCAAATTTTAGTTTTAAAATAAAGGATATTTTTTGACAAAAAGTAATATGGTTCTGTAAGAAAGATAGTTACATACATAGAGCTATTACAAAAATCAGTGGATTAAACTCAACCTATGTGAGTTTGAAAGTActgaggtagatcttgactttttgccatagtgtaaaatgggtgatggtgagtcggcagcccgttttacatctctcctgatttttatttgcattgacttcaatggaaataaagatCGGGAAAaatataaaacgggctgccgattcgcgctctcacgttttacactatcgcagatctactccattgacttttaccagCACACCAAACCTCCTTTCAGTTGGAGATTTTAAATAAATTTTAGTCACTAAATGAGTTAATGAAGAAATTTAGAAACCAGTTGTGCAGCATTCCGAAATAATAGCATTTTACAGTGCTATTTGCATGAGTGTAGATGGTAATGGTACTAAACTGTTCGTACTCTGAAGTTAAGCTATTACTGtagtacagagagggagtgatgTGATACAAGTAGTATTCATGCATTATAGATTTGATATCCTATAAATCAGGCACAGGAATCAAACCTTGTACCTCTTCTCAACCTTCAATTTTAAAGACTTTTCATTAATTTCAGCTTGTTTTCGTTGTGTCGGGGTGTTAAAGGGTTACTGTACAAAATCACAGCGAGCACGATTTAGACCTGCCTGAGGGCTTTTACGCAATTTGATTTAATACACATGCATGTCAAATGATAAGAAAAAAACATGGGGCGGATCAGATTTGCAGATTGCACAATGAGTGTAGTTTACCTTATACTTTGAATAATGTATCATCTAAGGGAATAAGTACTCCAGTTACTACTTGAAGGAGAGATACTGATTGTTCAATAACAATGTAATTTCATTGCCCACGTGATCAAACAGAAAGTAGCATAAAACCTATACAAATTAATGTTAACCACTTTGAAAACAGTTAGCTGTGTTTTAGTCATTCTTGGAAAGGTCCGTAATTTGTAACGCTTGTAAAACATCACAAAGAATAAGAAGTCTTATAAAAGACATGTTCGTATCACTTAAAAATATATTGTTAAAAAATCTCTTTGCCAACTTTTCgttgctaatttttttttctgttgggcATATATTTTCTCCAGATCCTTCTTTATCTGTTACAAAATGTTGGAGGGAATTAAAGATACACTGGGCCTGAAAATCCACGGGCCACAATCCCAAATTATTATGCGTTACCTGGTCGAGCCGACATGGGAACGTAAAGAACTCAAGGCCCAAGCTGtagagagaggggcaggccgGTGTTGTTGCAGAGAATACAAACATAGTAAAGATAACTTTGTGGGTAAGATTAATGATCGTAAAGGAATGTTAGTGCTAGGGAATGGAACTCTGCATCTCAAGTACCCATTGTCAGCATTAAGCACTTCCAGGTCATGTATGACACagccagatacagaataaagtacTCTCAACTTTAAGAACCCACTTCGCCTAGCTTCAAGAGATGAAAGACTAGCGTCTAACCCACTGCAACACCCACTTTTAAATTTAATGATTTTgtttgtcagccttgactcagtggtagtactcttgcctctgagtgagaGGGTTATGGGTTTAagttccattccagagacttgagcacacaacccGGGCtgacactgaaggagtgctgctttgtcaaaggtgctggcttttggatgagactttaaaccgaggggagttctcccagtgccatggcaaatgtttatccctcagccaacaacaCCAAccaaaatggattatctggtcacattgctgtttgtgggagcttgctgtgcacaaattggctgctgcgtttccctacattacaatagtaactacacttcaaaagtacttaatgggATGTAAAGCGCTTGGAACGTCCAGAGTTTGTAaaaggtactttataaatgtaagttcttataGTGAGTAGTATATTATAATACATAGACCTAGGGGcccaatgttagcagggctgcaggtTCCCGGTGggtgggctatcgggcgcgtgggtaacgcgcccggtgaaattagtgggtttcccgcgcgatcgtagcaggtaaaccactaattggatccacttacctgctcctccgggttccccgctgctgatctgcgtgtcgggtgggctgcgcatgcacagtaagatctgtcagctggaggagctctatttaaaggggcagtcctccactgacagatgctgcaacaaatagcaaagatgactgcatggagcagcccagggggaaggctgctcccagtttaatgatgcctcaccccaggtatcaatacatggggtgaggaggagggggaggacagagatcttccacccggcgggcgggaggaagcggcccgcctctgccaccaggaaggcctggctcgaggtggcagagggggtcacctgcaccaccaacatatcgcccacctgcacacagtgcaggaggcgctccaatgacctcagtaggtcagccacagtgagtacacgtagtctttcccctacactccatctgccacagcactgcccccaccccacatctccttcggcactgccaacactactctgtcacatcactcctcatacccactcaaacctcatcctcatcttacctgcacctactcacctcgccagtactcaccccgccactaccactcaacccaatcctcatacaatctcatggctctatcccatactcaccctctcgtgcatctctctcacggccagcctcactcaacctgccaccacctgtgatgcagccacagggcatgcatcacatatgtgcagtaggcagcgtaaggcaaatgtgtcatgagcatgaaggggatgcacaagggtgtttgagggtttgtcatgggtgttacttctattgaatttcagaacaactcacatcacacattatattggcaccactactgccatgtcttcgcgaatcctgtctggtttgtgcaataatgcccgctcctgggtatcactatgaggacccaccactgatgccacccgttgtatcactgcagagtgggtgtaggtgtatttgcagggctcttctgcgcagacgactgagagacatcggcgatgtccccggttgcaccctggaaggatgcagaggagaagttgtggagggcagtggtgactttgacagcgacaggtaagaagatggtgctcgggccagccaggagcagctcggcatgaaagaggctgcagatgtccacggctacatgtcgagtgactctgagcctccgtgtgcactgctgctcagagaggtccaggaggctgagcctcggtctgtggaccctgaggcgagggtagtgccctctgtgacgcatctctctctgcggtagccctccctcctgctgtacaggtggatgtgtcacagcactctgttgtggagctccatgtgtcagaggtggacggcgtggatggcgaggctggtgaggctggtgatgctgttcgccctccaaggaggtcatgactgcagctacggcggcccccatccgcaagatgtacatctgagggggtccgcaaggtaggtacatgtctccagaccccggggtacgtgtgcaggttggtgcctttgactgtcaggaggagggtggtggaggccaaactttgccccaagtgacggagtggcctcctgcaatgggtgagggtctccccccccctacctgtcaaatgacctttgcagctgccataggctgacggctgcaacacgtccattcgagctgggagtgtttctcccagtgtgggaaacagtcccattttgttctaaaatcccacatagtcccttaatcaggtcagttaatgacctgaaatacctaaataaatattgtcaagtggcatcccgctggctttaattgttgcgggattcccaccagcgagggctgcacgcgcacgccggcgcatcagcggggaacccggaagtgtgcgggttcggggcgggctccgctaccgcgccgggattctccgattttcggagcccccccgcgggaaacgcacccgatagcgggtggtaaaatagaGCCCCTAGTGTTTTCAGCTACTGTTAAATAGTTCTGCTTGTGCAGTCAATGCTACAATGCTATCATTGTGGATAAAACTATGTCATTGTACACACCCTAATTACAAACTGAATTGCCAAAATGATTGTTTGGTAAGTCATGAATCCACCTTTAATAATATATATTACACCATACTGAAGTCTACAGAGAGTTTGAAAATTGCTACTTAATAGAAAGTTGAGTGTGTAACCTAGAAAGAAATAGAACACTGATCATTTGATGATGTGGAGGATTCATTTGAAGTTTGGATGGTCGCCACAGAAAAATATAGATAACTATTGGCATCACCAAGAGCTATGAAGAATTGCATTGATTAAAAGCAAGTatttctgagtcggaaggttgtgggttcaagtctcactccagagacttgagtacattatctcagctgacatttcagtgcagtactcagggagttggagatgccgtcatttggatgagatgttaaaccgaagccctgtctaccctctcaggtggaagtatttgaagaagaaccgGGGAGCTCTTCCCGGTTTtctaaccaatatttatccctcaatcgacagcgctaaaactgattatctgatcattatttcattgctgttcgtgggaccttgctgtgtgcaatttggctctccgtgtttcctactttacaagtgtgacgacacttcaaaagtacttcattggctgtaaagcgctttggtgaaagccactctataaatgcaagtctttcttttgttgtGATTCATTTCATTTTTTCTGCATTAGTCTAGCAATTATACTTTTAGCACTATATCCTTTGGGTTACTGAAAGAGCAAGTTGCTGCTTAAAAGCCCTtttacaaaatattttaaattatttcatTGGTTGCTGTTACCCTGCTTGTAGGTTTTTTCCATTTGCTGTTTGTTGATTGGTAGCATTTCAGCCAATCAGAATTTCCAGTGTGATGGGCAATCACACTGTGATGCTTTGAAATGCGACGGACACTTTTACACATGCTGTCAGAATATTTGAAGAAACAATTTTTTCATCTGTTATTTTTGAATTAAGTAACGAGCATTGATGCCTGTTGCTTTTGTTTTTCAATTACACAGTCCTGAGTAACTTCTAAAAGGAATTAATTAGTTTACATAGAATTAAGTGGAGTAGAAGTGGGTGCTTCTAAATACTGGAAGactcaacaacagcaacttgcatttatatagcacctttatggtagtaaaatgtgccaaggcatttcacaggagcgattatcaaacaaa
Proteins encoded in this region:
- the LOC137323048 gene encoding protocadherin-20, which translates into the protein MDQGWSRPVNHPKIQGMLPCIFFMGLFLGSLASELVYRVKEESPSGTLIGNLGTDLKTGGSAEPGVTYNLASEPGDGRFVDLNRETGELRTSDSVLDRESLCPEQPGGLECSLLLDVIVLPPRVFRLLKIRILVEDINDNSPRFPAASIGVSVAENAEPGSRYRLEPPAEDSDPGTNGVVSYRLDGAHAGFSLVSEGGGSGRPPVPSLVLESPLDRELREAYVMRLIAEDGGSPRRSGTATLTVSVTDINDNCPQFTEARLSLALYANATVGSRLARLRATDPDLGYNAHIVYSYGDRVPEASSQLFSLDRTSGTIRLAAPIPGNTAHTHRLTVLATGTGCVPVTATVRVTIVQVVSRPPLVIPRYIALQSEGVVYLKETEPVRTPIAFFTVSGRDQQETVSCYLEGEGPFRLAPYRTFQGEYLLETSQVLDYEVKREYELSVVAENVKRLALRTHIKIQLIDQNDNSPIFTNSLVDVTIEENNPPNSFLIKLKATDDDSGEMGTITYALGPNVPPIFVLDKFSGGLTVSTSLDREVQEKYRLVIRAIDGGSPPRESTASVLLTVLDINDNSPRFINKDFNFFVPEDYPSFGEIGVIGVTDPDAGNNGWVALSILNGSEHFVIDTGKGNLMANAPLDREQQSSYILWVQAMDGGEPALSAVAKVTVLLIDVNDNPPLVLFPQSNLSFLLVLPSTVPGSSITEVYAVDKDTGMNAVIAYSIIGHRGPRPETFVIDTGTGNITLHEALVKNDHGLYRLLVKVSDHGYPEPLHTTVIVNLFVNETLSNESYIENLLRKDPDIRVEERLPETRTDPFQTELDIFPCQTVLIALSALCFGLLTVVFSLVCYISLRKRKHRSKEYSTEVEIPLNKTIGSHTLEKKPMNDSDL